The following are from one region of the Nymphaea colorata isolate Beijing-Zhang1983 chromosome 7, ASM883128v2, whole genome shotgun sequence genome:
- the LOC116257544 gene encoding calcium-dependent mitochondrial ATP-magnesium/phosphate carrier protein 3-like isoform X3, which produces MPPPMESSTEGKPESSSRGQNSGQVTMEHVLLALGETAEERELRIRSLFNFFDASNDGYLDYLEIESGLRALQIPAEYKYARDLLQVCDANSDGRVDYHEFKRYMDDKELELYCIFQAIDVEHSGCILPEELWDALVAVGIEIDDEELARFMEHVDKDNNGIITFEEWRDFLFLYPHEATIENIYQYWEKVCHVDIGEQAVIPEGISKGVLASKYLIAGAVAGAASRTATAPLDRLKVVLQVQAARAHIVPAIKQIWKDGRFGGFFRGNGINVVKVAPESAIKFYTYEMLKKFIVDEKGGTKADIGTSGRLFAGGVAGAVAQTAVYPMDLVKTRLQTYACEGGTVPKLGALAKDIWVQEGPRAFYRGLFPSLLGIIPYAGIDLAAYETLKDMSRTYILHDNEPGPLVQLGCGTMSGALGATCVYPLQVVRTSLQQ; this is translated from the exons ATGCCCCCACCCATGGAATCCAGCACCGAGGGGAAGCCAGAATCCTCAAGTCGGGGACAGAATTCTGGTCAGGTCACCATGGAGCACGTGCTTTTGGCACTGGGCGAGACGGCGGAAGAGAGGGAGCTGAGAATTCGTAGTCTTTTCAACTTCTTTGATGCATCGAATGACGGATACCTTGACTACTTAGAAATAGAGTCAGGCCTTCGGGCGCTTCAGATACCTGCGGAGTATAAGTATGCGAGGGATCTCTTGCAGGTGTGTGATGCCAATAGCGATGGTCGTGTCGACTACCACGAATTTAAGCGCTACATGGACGACAAGGAACTCGAACTTTACTGCATTTTTCAAGCCATTGATGTTGAGCACAGTGGCTGCATTTTGCCGGAAGAGCTTTGGGATGCTCTTGTTGCAGTAG GAATTGAAATTGATGATGAGGAACTAGCCAGATTCATGGAGCATGTAGATAAGGACAATAATGGCATAATTACTTTCGAAGAGTGGAgggatttccttttcctttatcctcATGAGGCAACAATTGAGAACATCTATCAGTATTGGGAAAAAGTTTGTCATGTGGATATTGGAGAACAGGCAGTCATTCCTGAAGGGATTAGTAAGGGCGTACTTGCAAGCAAATATTTGATAGCAGGGGCAGTAGCTGGCGCAGCTTCTCGAACTGCAACTGCGCCTCTGGATCGCTTAAAGGTGGTATTGCAAGTACAAGCTGCACGTGCACATATTGTGCCAGCGATAAAACAGATATGGAAAGATGGGCGATTTGGGGGATTTTTTCGAGGAAATGGAATTAATGTGGTTAAGGTAGCACCTGAAAGCGCCATAAAATTCTATACTTACGAAATGCTGAAGAAATTTATTGTCGATGAAAAGGGGGGCACTAAAGCTGATATAGGTACTTCTGGGAGACTTTTTGCTGGTGGAGTTGCTGGTGCAGTTGCACAGACTGCAGTGTATCCGATGGATCTTGTAAAAACACGACTGCAGACTTATGCTTGTGAAGGTGGGACAGTCCCAAAATTGGGAGCATTGGCGAAAGACATATGGGTTCAGGAAGGACCACGTGCGTTCTACAGGGGCCTTTTTCCATCCCTTCTCGGGATCATCCCTTATGCAGGCATTGATCTGGCTGCATATGAGACCTTAAAAGATATGTCAAGAACTTACATTTTGCATGATAACG AGCCTGGTCCACTTGTACAACTCGGCTGTGGAACAATGTCAGGAGCTCTTGGAGCAACATGTGTATATCCGCTGCAGGTTGTTAGGACAAG
- the LOC116257544 gene encoding calcium-dependent mitochondrial ATP-magnesium/phosphate carrier protein 3-like isoform X2 codes for MPPPMESSTEGKPESSSRGQNSGQVTMEHVLLALGETAEERELRIRSLFNFFDASNDGYLDYLEIESGLRALQIPAEYKYARDLLQVCDANSDGRVDYHEFKRYMDDKELELYCIFQAIDVEHSGCILPEELWDALVAVGIEIDDEELARFMEHVDKDNNGIITFEEWRDFLFLYPHEATIENIYQYWEKVCHVDIGEQAVIPEGISKGVLASKYLIAGAVAGAASRTATAPLDRLKVVLQVQAARAHIVPAIKQIWKDGRFGGFFRGNGINVVKVAPESAIKFYTYEMLKKFIVDEKGGTKADIGTSGRLFAGGVAGAVAQTAVYPMDLVKTRLQTYACEGGTVPKLGALAKDIWVQEGPRAFYRGLFPSLLGIIPYAGIDLAAYETLKDMSRTYILHDNEPGPLVQLGCGTMSGALGATCVYPLQVVRTRWSCKKETPGTVKSRICDVNKFYTGSYSRLSTYAFK; via the exons ATGCCCCCACCCATGGAATCCAGCACCGAGGGGAAGCCAGAATCCTCAAGTCGGGGACAGAATTCTGGTCAGGTCACCATGGAGCACGTGCTTTTGGCACTGGGCGAGACGGCGGAAGAGAGGGAGCTGAGAATTCGTAGTCTTTTCAACTTCTTTGATGCATCGAATGACGGATACCTTGACTACTTAGAAATAGAGTCAGGCCTTCGGGCGCTTCAGATACCTGCGGAGTATAAGTATGCGAGGGATCTCTTGCAGGTGTGTGATGCCAATAGCGATGGTCGTGTCGACTACCACGAATTTAAGCGCTACATGGACGACAAGGAACTCGAACTTTACTGCATTTTTCAAGCCATTGATGTTGAGCACAGTGGCTGCATTTTGCCGGAAGAGCTTTGGGATGCTCTTGTTGCAGTAG GAATTGAAATTGATGATGAGGAACTAGCCAGATTCATGGAGCATGTAGATAAGGACAATAATGGCATAATTACTTTCGAAGAGTGGAgggatttccttttcctttatcctcATGAGGCAACAATTGAGAACATCTATCAGTATTGGGAAAAAGTTTGTCATGTGGATATTGGAGAACAGGCAGTCATTCCTGAAGGGATTAGTAAGGGCGTACTTGCAAGCAAATATTTGATAGCAGGGGCAGTAGCTGGCGCAGCTTCTCGAACTGCAACTGCGCCTCTGGATCGCTTAAAGGTGGTATTGCAAGTACAAGCTGCACGTGCACATATTGTGCCAGCGATAAAACAGATATGGAAAGATGGGCGATTTGGGGGATTTTTTCGAGGAAATGGAATTAATGTGGTTAAGGTAGCACCTGAAAGCGCCATAAAATTCTATACTTACGAAATGCTGAAGAAATTTATTGTCGATGAAAAGGGGGGCACTAAAGCTGATATAGGTACTTCTGGGAGACTTTTTGCTGGTGGAGTTGCTGGTGCAGTTGCACAGACTGCAGTGTATCCGATGGATCTTGTAAAAACACGACTGCAGACTTATGCTTGTGAAGGTGGGACAGTCCCAAAATTGGGAGCATTGGCGAAAGACATATGGGTTCAGGAAGGACCACGTGCGTTCTACAGGGGCCTTTTTCCATCCCTTCTCGGGATCATCCCTTATGCAGGCATTGATCTGGCTGCATATGAGACCTTAAAAGATATGTCAAGAACTTACATTTTGCATGATAACG AGCCTGGTCCACTTGTACAACTCGGCTGTGGAACAATGTCAGGAGCTCTTGGAGCAACATGTGTATATCCGCTGCAGGTTGTTAGGACAAG